Below is a window of Anaerolineales bacterium DNA.
GTCTTCTCGGAACCTGACCGCGAGGCTGCCCCCGAGTTTTTCGGCGATTTTCCGGCACAGCATCAATTCCGGCTGGGTTACGAATTCTTCCTCGAATTCCGCGTTATTTTTCCAAGGCAGGATGATGCTATCGGCCGTCAGCCGCAGGGTGAATCCGCGGCGCCCATCCACGGCGGTCTCTTCCAATCCGATGGTGACCCAGCCTCCTTGCTGGGAGACCGTCAGCAAATGAATCACCAGCGCGTTGACCGCCCGGCGCAGGATTTCCTCGTCCACTGTCAGGGAAACCCCCGCGGCGCGGATTTGGATGCGGAGAATGACGCCCAGTTCGGCGGCCATGGTGGACAGCACCGCCGCTCCCCGAAACAGCATTCCGACCAGATCGGCGTTCGACGGCCGCACAGGTTCGCACAGGCGCCGGGTTAACTCATCCGCGGCAGATTCGGAAATCAGAATCTGCAACGGGTTTTCGCCGCGTGCCGGCGGACGATTCTCCACCGCCTCAAAGCCTTTTCCCAAGGAAAACGCCTCCGACAAACGCCCGGGGGGAAGGATACATGCCTGGGGCTAAAGCCATTATCCCACACCCGCCGTTCCCCGGCGTGCACACACAAAGGAAAGGGCGCGCCACCCCCTAGTGGCGCGCCCGGGGACGTACTGCCATCCAGCCCTTTTTCGGGCGCCCACCCCCCGGAGAATTCCGATTGCGAGTGCCTTTAGAAGTCCGGGATGGCTTTCAAACCGTCATTGCATCGGGACAACATCCACGGGATTCAATCCGGACGGCTCCAAGGGGACAGGCAAGATGTCGGTTGCATTCTCCCTGGTGGTCAGGGCGCTGAGGCGGTCCCGCTGCATGCACCGCGGGCAGAATAGCCGGTACACTTCCCTTTCCACATATCCGCAGACGCTGCAGACCCGCTCGCCGCCCATCTTTTCGAGTAAGCTTTCGTTCATCGGTCCCTGTCCTTTGACCTTTGGATGGCCGGATCCGGCCGGCGGTCATCCGCTGCGGGGCGGGAGGTCCACCTCAATCGGCCTTCGAAATTCGAACGCGGCATAGCCCTGAACCTTATGAGCCGCCTGCCTCCACAAACGCGCCACCCGCTCGACGCCGGCGGCGAATTCCTCGATGGTCTCGGCTTGAATGGCCAGCAAGGCTTCCTGCTCCCGGGGGTCAAGTCCAGCGGAACGAAGCAGTTGCACCCGATCCGATCCCAACAGCCGCGCACGGTAGGCGTCACTCACAACAGCCTGACAGACAATTCTCTGTATCGCCGAGTTATGCATCCCTTGGATCCTCCCTGCTGCCGGCTTGCACAGCCTGGTTTTTGGACTTGATAATTAGAACCATCCACCTCCTCCCGGCGGCGGTGCTCCCGGAGGGCAAGTGAAGCGGATGGTTTGGCGGGAATTGATGCGACGCATGTGGGCCTCCTTTTGGCCTGGTCCCTCCCGATCTCCCTTTCCATGCTATTACCGCATCCTCAACAAACACCTCACAGTGGGATTGTCAGATATAGACGTTTAATCCTATCCGGACCTAATTAATCCAATTTCGGTTTTTCTTGTAGGAGAAGGAAGAATTGGGACAGGCGCTCGGGACGGGCGCTTGGGACATTCCGCTGATGGAAAGCTATCCCCTCCCCTGAGGTAAAGAGGGAGTGTAGGAAGCCCGCCCCGACTCCGCCGTGCAGGCCGGGGGGCCGGGGGATAGGGGCGAGGTTGAATAACAAAAGGATTTCTCCAAATAATTGAATTGACTGAGTAGAAAGAAGCGTCAATTCCGACCGGGTTTTCCTGCGCGGGACTCACCGAAAAATCGCACTGCCGGCCTGTTCGATTTTTGGTTTTTTGTTTCCCTCTGAGAAGATATCCCCGGTGTCTTCAGCCCTTCTTCGACATTTCGGTCTGCCATCCGAAGCCATGCCGGGGCGTCGCAGAAAGACACCCAGCGGAAGACATCCGGCCTTCCAATCTCGCCCCGGCGTTTTCCGGTCGCAGCCCGGGATCGGGCGGCGGCGCAGCCGGACGGCTGTCATGGATTCCGATATCTATTGTGGCCTTATTCGGCGTTCGAAATCAAATTGTCGTAGAGGGTGCGGGTTTCGAGCGGAGGATCCAATCCTAAATCGTCCCGCAGCAATAAGAGGTATTTTTGATAATGATCTACCATTTCGTGCTTTCTTCCCATCGCCGAGAGGATCTTCAGCATCCGCTGATGCAGATCGTCCCGGAACGGATCGATTTCCAATCCGCGGGCGGCGCGCGCGCGCGCCTCCTCATACCGGCACTGCCCGAAATATTCGTCCGCCGCATCCCGAACCAACGCCAGGAACAATTGGTTGATCTCCTCCCGGCGCCGGCCGGCCCAGTCGACCGGCACGTCCCCTAGGTATTCCCCGCGGAACAACTGGGCGGCCCGGTCCATTTCCGCAAGCCTCCGCCGGTCCGTGATCGGTAGCGCCAACGCCCGGCGGCCGGTTCTCTCAAACGCGGCGACGTCGTATTCGACCGTGATGTTCTCCGCCAAGCGGCAGATCTGGTCCTTCAGCAGGAGGATGTCGGCTCCGACCGCCCGCCGGATCCGGTACAGCGTTTGATAGAGATTCGCCTGAGCCCGGCCGGCCGGCATCTCCGGCCAGAAGACGCTCAGCAGTTCCTCCCTTCCCACCGGCGAACGGTCGACCAGGTACAAAAAGACCTCTTTCGTCTTTTGGGAAACCCAGGCCGACCGGGAAACGGCCGCTCCGCACCAAGCGATCTCCAAGGAACCCAAGGCATTGACCGCAAGCACCAAGGTTTCGGCCGGCGCGGCCGGGGATTCCTCGGCGCGGGGTTTCCGCAACTGCCGCTCGGACCGCTCCGCGAGGGATACGCACATCCCGCCCAAGGTCGGATGCCCCGCAAAAGCGTCCAGCAGGTCCCGCGCACACCCCGCCTGGCGCACCAGGCTCTGGTCCGATCCGAAGGCGAACACCGAATCGAACGCCGCGCGCAGGGATTCTTCCGCCTGCGGATTATTGCCCGCGCGGAAAAATGATCGCGCCAGCAGGAAGCGCGCTTCGGCGGTGACGGTCTGGCTGGCGCCTGCGCACTCCAAAACCCCGAGGCCGTCCTTCAACAAATCCACCGCCTCGCGTGTGCGGCCCATTTCCTCCAGCAAGACCCCTTGCAGGATCCGGTCGCCCGCGCGCGTCACCTCGGTTTCCTTTTCCACCAATTCTTCCGCCCGCTGCAGCCATTCCATCGCGGCGGGATAGTTCTTCAACCACCGGTTCAGATCAGCCCACGCCCGGTAGAGATACGCGAGCATCGGCAAATCCCCGGTCTCCTCCGCCAGCCGGTCGGCCATGGCGTAGTACCCGCCCGCCTTGCTGTACTGGCCTCGGTCCTTCATTAAATCGCCCAGGCCGGCGAAGATCAGCGTCTGCGAATGCCGGTCTCCGGATTTCCTGGACCATTCCATCGCCTCGGCATAGGCGGCTTCCGCCTCCTCCAACTGGCCCATCATGTGCTGGTCGTAGGCCAGGTTGTTCAAGCCGATGGCGATCGGTCCCGGATAGCCGAGTTCCCGCCACATCCCCAAAGCCCGCCGCTGGAGGACGTAGGATTCCGAGGTGTCTCCCGCCGCTTGAAGCGTATTGGCCAACTCGGTCAGAACGTGCGCCCGGTCGTAGCTTTTCTCACCTTCGGGGAATTTGGCCAGGGCTTCCCGGAGGCAGCGGATGGCTTCCGGCATCCTTCCCAACGCCGCCGCGCACCGTCCGGCATGCTCCGCCGCCATCCGCAGGTCCGCGATTTCCACCCCTCCTTCCGGGCCTTTCCGCAGGAGCTCCGCAGCGAGATCCCAGCCCTTCTGATACTCCCCTTTGCGCAGCGCCAGCCAGGCCCGGCTGACCTGCAGGCTGTTCCGGCGGGCGGTGTTGTGCGATCTTTCCAAACCCTGGCGGGAGATCTCCAGGTACTCCTCCGCTTTCAAAAAATCCCCGCTCATTCCCAGCGTCATCGCCGCGCAGCCGAACAGCCGCGGAACTTCCAATCGGACCGGATACACACGCCGGGCCCAATCTTGAAGGGTCTGGGTCCTGCCCGATTCGTAGTACTTTTGAACGTTTTCCTCCGCCACTTTCGCGGCGCGGGACAAATCCTCCGCCTCGACGAAGAACGAAAACGCCGCCTCGGGCATGCCGACCCGCAAACTCCACTCGGCGGATTGGTTGAACAGCTGCTTGTGCCTGGCCGCGTCGCGTTTCATATGTTCGGCCAGCAGGAATTCGCGGAACAGATTGTGGAAACGGTAGATGGGCGGATCTTCCCCCGCAGCAAAGATGAACAAACGGCGGGCGTCCAGCTGCGAAAGCATCTGCCGACTGTCGGAACGGCCGAGGACGAAGTCGCAGGCCGCCGCGTCCATATCCGGGAGCACCGACGCCTCGAGCATGAATTGCCGCAGCGGGCCGGGCTGTTGTTCGAGCACCTCGCTCGCCAGGAAGCGGTAGATGCGGTCCTGGCCGATGATCCCCTCGCCGAGGGGCAGGCCTTTCCACAGCAGGTGGCTGCTGAGCAGGATCCCGGTCACCCAGCCTTCGTTCGCCGAAACCAACGCCTCCGCTTCGGCCGCCGGCAACGAGATGCGGTTGCGGGCCACGACCAGGGCTTGCACCTCCGCGGGGGTAAAGCGCAGGTGTTCCTCGCTGAAACCGGCCGCCTGCTGCAGCGCCACCAGGGGCGTGATGTGCAGCTCCGGAACGCGGCGGCTGATCAGGAGCAGGTGCAGGGCCGGCGGCATCTCCCGCAGGATGGCGTTTATGAATTCGACAATCTGGGGGGAATCGTCCGTCAGGTGGAAATCGTCGATCACCAAAACGGTGAAATCCGGAAGCGTGCGGTCCAGCGCACCGGCCAGAGCCGAACCGAGCGCGCCGGGTTTGCCGGTTGCGGCCGGCAAGCCGATCAGATTCGGCGACGGAGGATCCCAATCCTTCCAGGCGAAGGCCAGCGCCTGGACGATGTCCGCGCAGAATACGGAGGCATCCCGGTCGCCGGAATCCAGTTGCAGCCAGGCAACCGGAGCATCCGAAGCGCGGGCGAATTGCGCCGCCAGGGTGGATTTTCCATATCCCGGCGCGGCGC
It encodes the following:
- a CDS encoding transposase is translated as MNESLLEKMGGERVCSVCGYVEREVYRLFCPRCMQRDRLSALTTRENATDILPVPLEPSGLNPVDVVPMQ